The following are from one region of the Equus przewalskii isolate Varuska chromosome 21, EquPr2, whole genome shotgun sequence genome:
- the C21H20orf96 gene encoding uncharacterized protein C20orf96 homolog isoform X6, whose translation MGSWSETSRTWRTARPRKCARCCSSRTSSRAGETGGELTPALPQTVMDILEYSNNKKLQQMKCELQEWQEKEEAKMRHLERQVEQLNARIHKTKEEVSFLSTYMDHEYPVRSVQIASLARQLQQVKDSQQDELDDLNEMRRKVLESLSNKIQKKKRKLLRSLVVKTQSPYEEALLQKTRDSRDILKCTGRFREFIKHFEEEIPILRAEVQQLQVQLQEPRDIIFADVLLRRPKYVIFLQLPLKLAALQARRGSPFSGKAACVEGRTLDREEGHLGFCLGAATDHVADVTSPISGPQCPICAQQAESGHLYGPF comes from the exons CGCCGGCGAGACTGGGGGCGAGCTGACCCCAGCACTCCCACAGACCGTCATGGACATCTTGGAGTACTCCAACAACAAGAAGCTGCAGCAGATGAAGTGTGAGCTTCAGGAGtggcaggagaaggaggaagccaaGATGAGGC aCCTGGAGCGGCAGGTGGAGCAGCTGAATGCCAGGATCCATAAGACCAAGGAGGAAGTGAGCTTCCTGAGCACTTACATGGACCATGAGTATCCTGTCAGGTCCGTCCAGATTGCCAGCCTGGCGCGCCAGCTGCAGCAGGTGAAGGACAGCCAGCAG GATGAGTTGGATGACCTTAATGAGATGCGTAGAAAGGTCCTGGAGTCTTTGTCCAACAagattcagaagaagaaaagaaaacttctgagGTCTCTGGTGGTG AAAACCCAGTCTCCCTATGAGGAGGCACTCCTGCAGAAGACTCGGGACAGCCGGGACATCCTGAAATGCACGGGCCGGTTCAGAGAA TTTATCAAGCACTTTGAGGAGGAAATACCCATATTAAGGGCTGAGGTGCAGCAGCTCCAAGTCCAGCTCCAGGAACCCCGAGACATCATATTTGCGGACGTTCTGCTTCGGAGACCCAAGTACGTGATCTTTTTGCAGCTGCCTCTTAAACTAGCTGCGCTGCAGGCTCGAAGAGGCTCTCCGTTCTCGGGGAAGGCAGCCTGTGTCGAAGGCAGAACCCtggacagggaggaggggcatCTGGGATTTTGCCTGGGCGCTGCCACTGACCATGTGGCAGACGTGACCTCTCCCATCTCTGGCCCTCAGTGTCCCATCTGTGCACAGCAGGCCGAGTCAGGTCATCTCTATGGACCCTTCTAG